One part of the Helicobacter cetorum MIT 99-5656 genome encodes these proteins:
- the hypE gene encoding hydrogenase expression/formation protein HypE, with amino-acid sequence MNHVTLACGNGGQETNALIEQVFMPYLKEFIIVFNEDAPKFRANGEYCVSTDSFVITPLVFNGGDIGKLCVCGSANDVSMQGGEPLYLNMGFILEEGLEISLLKQILNSIQEQLKLANLKLLSLDTKVVPKGSVDKLFINTTCIGKIIKSEISSQNLKANQVIIVSDSIANHGASLFAMRNEIKLKTSLESDCQLLYPLLKPLFLSDLKIYALRDATRGGLASVLNEWASSSIVKIIIEEDKIPLKEETKGICEILGLEPYALANEGVFVLAMDKEDAKKALELLHANEKGKNACIIGEVFKNPYPSVVLKNAWGFERILEMSEGEILPRIC; translated from the coding sequence ATGAATCATGTAACTCTAGCGTGCGGGAATGGGGGGCAAGAAACTAATGCGTTAATTGAGCAAGTGTTTATGCCTTATTTAAAAGAATTTATCATCGTTTTTAATGAAGACGCCCCTAAGTTTAGAGCTAATGGGGAGTATTGTGTCAGCACGGATAGTTTTGTCATTACGCCCTTAGTTTTTAATGGGGGCGATATAGGCAAGCTCTGTGTTTGTGGGAGTGCGAATGATGTGAGCATGCAAGGGGGTGAACCGCTTTATTTAAACATGGGCTTTATTTTGGAAGAAGGCTTAGAAATTAGCTTGCTAAAACAGATTTTAAATTCCATTCAAGAGCAATTAAAATTAGCTAATCTGAAACTACTCTCATTAGACACTAAGGTCGTGCCAAAGGGGAGCGTGGATAAGCTCTTTATTAACACCACATGCATTGGTAAAATTATAAAGTCAGAGATTTCTTCACAAAATCTAAAAGCTAATCAAGTCATCATTGTAAGCGATAGTATCGCAAACCATGGGGCAAGCTTGTTTGCTATGCGTAATGAAATCAAGCTAAAAACGAGTTTAGAAAGTGATTGTCAATTGCTCTATCCTTTATTAAAACCCCTATTTTTAAGCGATTTAAAAATTTATGCCCTAAGAGATGCAACTAGGGGCGGACTAGCAAGCGTGTTGAATGAATGGGCGAGTAGTTCAATTGTAAAAATCATTATAGAAGAAGACAAAATTCCTTTGAAAGAAGAAACTAAAGGCATTTGTGAGATTTTAGGGCTAGAACCTTACGCATTAGCTAATGAAGGGGTATTTGTCCTAGCTATGGATAAAGAAGATGCTAAAAAAGCTCTAGAACTCTTGCATGCTAACGAAAAAGGCAAAAACGCTTGCATTATAGGTGAAGTGTTTAAAAACCCCTATCCAAGTGTGGTTTTAAAAAATGCATGGGGTTTTGAAAGAATTTTAGAAATGTCAGAAGGCGAAATTTTGCCTAGGATTTGCTAG
- a CDS encoding class I SAM-dependent methyltransferase — protein sequence MLALSEKKPILKYRHIKLHDFSQIKSYFDALNLDTSHFVNSNDICTPLDCVKEMIDTIPSDFFRQENLKILDCCCGNGNFFAYLRTKTSLNNLYFNEINPKRIEHVKKYFGNNIHLSCKDFLEFDNATLYDLIVANPPFAKFNALGRTSKNHNLARDFIKKALELTKNGGYILFIVPNHWMSFSDRNVLPSLLSQYQFIHLNIGGAKKYFKKVGSSFTWFLLQKVPNQRSFSVYNHYVLKDTQRVLLKTHLNFIPLYLNELVCSILDKTINNANLPTYKIETTSFLHRTTKKEFLSPIPNKDYPYKLIHTPSQVVYSKIPHKYQEGYKVFLSLTNQYNTFIDDCGMTQSIAFVRCKSYEEALKIKSELDNEIYIFLNNLTRYGNFNNIRVLQHFPLLESISLTKQELKFIHKFNGAYYGQKQKIKIL from the coding sequence GTGTTGGCTCTCTCGGAAAAAAAGCCCATTTTAAAATACAGACACATAAAACTACATGACTTTTCACAAATCAAATCTTATTTTGACGCACTCAATCTTGACACAAGCCACTTTGTCAATTCTAACGATATTTGCACTCCATTAGATTGTGTAAAAGAAATGATAGACACTATTCCTAGCGATTTTTTTAGACAAGAAAATTTAAAAATTTTAGATTGTTGCTGTGGAAATGGAAATTTTTTTGCTTACTTGAGAACCAAGACTTCTTTAAATAACCTGTATTTTAATGAGATTAACCCCAAACGCATTGAGCATGTTAAAAAATATTTTGGAAATAATATCCATTTGAGTTGTAAGGATTTTTTGGAATTTGATAATGCTACGCTTTATGATTTAATCGTGGCTAACCCGCCTTTTGCTAAATTTAACGCACTAGGTCGCACTTCTAAAAACCATAATCTAGCCAGAGATTTTATTAAAAAAGCCTTAGAGCTTACAAAAAATGGGGGCTACATTTTATTTATTGTGCCTAACCACTGGATGAGTTTTTCGGATAGAAATGTTTTGCCTAGCTTGCTCTCACAATATCAATTTATCCATCTTAATATAGGTGGGGCTAAAAAATATTTTAAAAAAGTGGGTTCATCTTTCACTTGGTTTTTATTGCAAAAAGTCCCTAATCAAAGGAGTTTTAGCGTTTATAATCATTATGTTTTAAAAGACACGCAAAGAGTTTTGCTTAAAACTCATTTAAATTTTATCCCCTTGTATTTGAATGAATTAGTTTGTAGTATTTTAGACAAAACCATTAATAATGCTAATTTACCTACCTATAAAATAGAAACCACAAGCTTTTTACACAGAACGACTAAAAAAGAATTTTTATCGCCCATTCCGAACAAAGACTACCCTTACAAGCTTATCCATACCCCTAGTCAAGTCGTATATAGTAAAATCCCCCATAAATACCAAGAAGGCTACAAAGTCTTTTTGTCTTTGACTAATCAATACAACACATTTATTGATGATTGTGGCATGACACAAAGCATTGCATTTGTGCGTTGCAAAAGCTATGAAGAAGCTTTAAAAATTAAATCTGAATTAGACAATGAGATTTATATTTTTCTTAATAATCTCACTCGTTATGGCAATTTTAATAACATTAGAGTGTTACAGCATTTCCCTTTATTAGAAAGCATTTCTTTAACTAAGCAAGAGCTGAAGTTTATCCACAAATTTAATGGAGCGTATTATGGGCAAAAGCAAAAAATAAAAATATTGTGA
- a CDS encoding GIY-YIG nuclease family protein — protein sequence MILKSIDDLKDEIDYRDFEYKEHFNLLCELIPNNDLEKLEIKAIDEENMKTEGLVYVFVIQGKIFKIGHSITPITKRVQSYNCGKVEYRINGTNSTTNYFVLQSLLKINEVVQVYAFFPEQPTYNLFGKTYQDSFPTSKRAENVILKDFIKNHHKKPIGCTQT from the coding sequence GTGATTTTAAAAAGTATTGATGACTTAAAAGATGAAATTGATTATAGAGACTTTGAATATAAAGAACATTTTAACTTGTTGTGCGAGTTAATTCCTAATAATGACTTAGAAAAGTTAGAAATCAAAGCCATTGATGAAGAGAACATGAAAACTGAAGGGCTTGTATATGTGTTTGTTATTCAAGGCAAAATCTTTAAAATCGGTCATAGTATTACGCCTATTACCAAGCGAGTGCAATCTTATAATTGTGGCAAAGTAGAGTATCGTATCAATGGCACAAATTCTACAACAAACTATTTTGTGTTGCAATCGCTTTTAAAGATTAATGAAGTTGTGCAAGTATATGCCTTTTTCCCCGAACAACCCACCTACAACTTATTTGGTAAAACTTATCAAGATAGTTTCCCTACTTCCAAAAGAGCTGAAAATGTGATTTTAAAGGATTTTATTAAAAATCACCATAAAAAACCTATCGGATGCACGCAGACTTAA